The sequence ttTTTGATGTGAATTGGCTTgagtgcgacgttgttcgagcgaatgactgtggtgcgacacatttgagcaggtaaatagcccagggccacatggggtgttaaatgtggttaaattggtcgtcaaccaagcccgtttatgttaggacatgtgggtccaacttaattgctcctcaaaacagctgaccgtgccctgccgcccgaccatgccgggcccgccactctgccccctcccccccttcttctccggCGGTGGCGAATCTTCCGTTCTCAACGGCGGCGGAGGAGCCCTCGTTCTCAACGGCGGCGGAGCCTTCGTCCTCAAAAAATGGTGAGTGAGAACCCTAGTCCCCCTCCCGTTCCTCTCTCGGCCCTGTAGATCTcagctcgtttcctctgttttcgctTGTTGAATCGATAGGTTGTGAGGGGAGCCCGTGGGCATACTGAGATGGAGCCACCAGATTCAACTTCGAATAGGTAATGCTCCTCTCTCTGATCCAATTTTGCATGCAATTAGGGCCTAGTCTGCTCTTTCTCACGGGCTCACACTGTCCGCCACTTACAGAGGGGATGCTGCCGCTCGGACCTTCGAATCGACGGTCAATTTCTTTCCATCAAaggcaaaattagttgatggtagcattcagaacattgagagagacacaattgttaaatgggaggttgagtttacagagattgatccacaagttctacaaaacatgggagagaaggcaatgaagaaatgggtggaaaaaattggggagaatgttgtttggggtccagagcaagaagcatcactgttgcggtttgatgattggaaaggagagtatgtgagaatggaagattgtgaacagattGTTGATGAAATCGATCGGCAAAACGGCTGGACAAGCAAACGAGCTAATTTTTTTGCTGAGCTGGTTGATCTGAATATTTTTTCGAAGGTTGGATATGCACCATCACAATTGGCTGCacagatggtagatgatgattgggaTACACAAAGGCCATTGATTCCCATGTGTACTGAACTTACAGTAATAGCCGAAGAGGGACAGGTGACtagaactgaaactgaaactgcagcaactgttgactggaatgtagttgaattagatgagcctactgatttggtcattgcaccaatgcctggcattgagatggccaaactttttggcattccagtcgatgacagagataagcaggagaggggagaatctagtttgcctgctaatgttgatgaagatgtagatggacaattgatggaacaagctgcagatgaagtagatgatgcacatgatgatgagctggtgcatgtgtatgacaaagaaaaccctgtcattgaagtaggcaagttgttcccaagcatgaaggagtttaggatgtgtttcaagacttatgtagtgaaacatgagtttgatgccaagactgtttggactgatagaaagaagttttatgcgaggtgcagaggatttgatggtagtgtcaagccttgcaagtggtacatattTGCTAGACTGCAACTTGATGGAAGTACTGTCAGGGTTAACCAAATCcccaatcaacatacttgtattacaagttcacagagagtatcaaccatgacatcacaactttgggttgcagaaaagatcaccccaattttagccaaaacaccaaacactactgccaaaaaactcaaagtagacttggaaaagatgtaccccattaaactgaaatataccactatgtggaaggcaaaacaaaggacaatgaaaaatttatatggtgattgggcaaatacatttaggatgctttacaacttcaaagcagaggtggaaaagaggtcacctggtagcgttgtggagatagatacagaggtatcaGCCAAAGGTTaagtcaagttctccaagttttttatggctttgaagccttgcatagatggcttcaaagcagggtgccatccatatttgagcatagactcatcattttcgacaggcaagtggaatggtcagttggcagcatgcaatgctctagatggacacaactggatgtttcctattgctgttggcttgtttcagtcagaaacagaggcttcatggacatggttcatgatccagttgaaaagatgcctagggccagtgtcacctttggctatacacacagatgcatgtaaggggcttgaaaattcagtgaaaaatgttttcccacatgctgagcagagggagtgcttcggtcatttgtggatgaatttgatcaaaaaatttagaggagaataatttgggcgcatgtggcctacagcaagatcttacactagacagacacacaaatatcatcttgataagataatggcagcacgtgatgagtttggtccatggctgaacacctaccattctttgttatggtacaggtcagcattcaacactgccatcaagtgtgaccacatcaacaacaatttggcagagagtttcaacaacaaggtgaaggagttaaaagatttgcctgtgcatgacatgatTGACcaaaggtgggagtagtaagaagggaaagaaagatgaaaagccaaaaagggcccaaaaaggtaacaaaaacagatgcaagttgtgccaggaacttgggcacagagtgggatctgtcaaataccgttacactcctgataagccaaagtatgttcttgtttatttgtctgtgttttgatttggtgcttttttccaattactatatctataacattttctgcacaggaggaagcgagcaagtcagccccttgttgttgaacagtgttggccaacaaaaaaagcaagagtcaatggcggtagaaagaagagaagtgtgtctgagcctgagcagactgaagaaaatcctgctgcagtcaacattcagactgaagaaactgatgtGGAGGTGCACACCAAAGAAACTGAACTTGAGCGTGTCAAGGTTCAGAATGAagaaactgaacctgagcgtgttgaggttcagactgaagaaacccatgttgaggTACACACCAAAGAAACTGAAACTGGTGTCAACATTAGACTGAAGACACTGATCACGAGGGTATTGGCGAGGTGTTGAAAAgaccagtgaagaaaaccaagatgatcagtgaacttgtgtgtgtagtagaaccaaaaATAAGAAGGGctaaggcgaagaagggcacacGACATGGTAGGAAGAAGTAGAACAGAGAACAGTTTGAAAATTTGGGgcatgtaataatatttgtaacttggtGCGTACTGGTAGTCACTATGTATCCCCATATTTCTATTCGAACTTGTATGTCTAAACTAGCCAAataaaatttaaatttaaatttaaatttgggctattgatgttttagtgctatctaaagtacctcaactgaaatatgtttgcttgctgatcattctgagcccttttggtaagttgaactcatagtcatgaaaagtgtgtttcaaatgacctccaaaggtagggtaaacggcctcatatttaagcaagtttttttggcaccttgtctaaaccagccaaataatttttctacacatctattctacctatatagtgtaaatctaaagtctcactatttattgaattaattttctattattttcttttctttttgaaaaaacaaggtttaatagaaaattatatataaaacaagtttaaaacatgaaaatgagaaaagtaagttcagatctttcttagtcaatccaaaatgaagtttttgtgaggttttcacacttttcattttcaaaaccccacctactctcgggtgcccactactctctcccttgaactccatactacattgtttgaggaatgacaattttgtgaaggatttttcgtaaaaatgtatgtaaaccatatttatattttttctcgttactatacgacataataagactatgtgcggaagttttatatttttttgtttttttgaattagttatgctcaaccctaatcagtcaaaacctctcaaaacccctcaaaacccctctcaaaacccctcaaaaccccgcacACTACCTGGTCGTCGATCGTTGTGTGTTAACGGTTGAGATCAGGCGCTAGGGTTAGCTACAGTGTGCAGCGATCCGCATGAGACGCGCTGATTGGTtgacgcagtggggtttggatcagcctctctcggTTGAGCATCAGGACCGTTCATTTGAATCCAACGGCAAGAGTTGACGTGGTGCATGGACCAAGACTACGCAGTGCCCTTTCCATCGTTGCATGCGTGCCCGTGCCTACCCGCAGCATGCATGCCCACCCGCAGGACTACACCCGTGCGTTGCATGCATGCCTCGACGTAGCCCTGCTCCGCCACCCCTATCAACGCAGTAACCTGTCGCGTGCCTACCATTAGAACCGACGCAGCGTCGCATCAAAGCATGCACCCGGCCACAATGCAGCAGCCCGATGAAGACAACCAAAAAGCCAACGCTGCATGGCGTGGTGTGCACGCTGTGCATGGCGTGCTCCTCTTTGAGGACGCAATACTGGCATGGGGTATCGATGTGGGTATCAATGCAGTTCAAATGACGTGCTGCCTGTTACAAGATGGGCAAAAGAAGGCGCCCATTATTGTCACGTCTCCCATCGACCGAACCTTGCCCTCTAGCCAGGCCCTAGCAAGATGAGCAAATTAATGGGCAACGGCATGCATGCACGGGCGGCACACACAGAGAACCCCGGGAAGGCGTGTCCCCTTGACCCACGACGGCACAGACGCGTGCGTGAGCCCGTCCCCCTTGACCCGTGACCGGTGGCACAGAAGCGTCGCAGTCCGTTTCCCACAGCCATGCTCGTGTACACACTTTCATGGGGCGCCACCAAACACCACCCGCCCATTAATTCTAGGGTTTCGATGGGGTGAAAACACATCGCActtgggctatttaagccgggcactattgtcctctccctcctcatccatcataccccatcctctgcctcctctgcccttcttcttccttcttctccatcaaaccCGACCGAGCACTCGAGCCaccccgccaccatgcagtacaccgcccccacctaccgcttccccccaaccgtgccggaaaggctctacccggccggagtgtatgtagagagaatccttagggtttgggcgatctcgaggtggaggggcgcaagggagttaacggagttcttccttgcggccagcttccgccacctcccccgcggctctcctcggatgtaccatgttgaggaggtcaaccacgacggcgttgtggttgggctcctcgccacattcactaaccctttcgatgctttccatctcctcgggcgagcgtattgggttggttgtgagttcatagctttcaccacctACAATATCTTCACCGACTTCCAGAGCATCTCCCCCAACAACGGCGTTATGCACACGCTCCCGTACCCCATCAACAATGGGAAGGAGTGAAGGGCGGCGCCCGGAGGAGCGAGGTGGCGTTGTTCCcccagaggaggaggagaagaagagcccGAAGAAGAACCCGCGTTTGGTGCCCTCCGATCTATCTAGCTTATCGTATTAGTTTTTTTAAGTagtaatcgttatgctactattattaagttgtattagtattttaagttgtaaggctatcgtggaactatgggttgcaatcgttatgctaatatatatattgtgtgtttcgtgctattatttgAAGATTGCTATGGGTTGTTCTTGCTTATTATTTGTGTATTGCTATGGGTTGCTACGAGCCCGGGTTGCTACACCTCAATCTCACCAcacacacaccatcttcaaaatattggccaaaccatggacatgcaactaggagccccatgcgaacccactatggacatgcaactaggaaatgcaaactaatttacttcatgcaactcatttagttcatggaaccgtagacatgcataaacaaattaatatttggttttattgcatcaaaaaatgatccatcacaaaatttagtgcaagaaaaaggccaaagtaaaaataagtaacattttatttgccgaagttagaggtgggctggtgccgctacgcgggtgggctggtgcccctacgcggGCGGGCTGGTCTCTATTTTGGGCATGGTTATTTTCTCAGGGCCCATTTTCTCacggcccaacatctattcggcagcccagttttgtttttttactagaaactgaatttgggtgtgtactctgttaactgaagaacaaaaacagaggaaacagagcatGAACACTGAATAGGGCCCCTAAGAATATCATTACAATAATTCAAGCAAGTTTTGCTTCACACGAATTCAAGTTCATCTAACAAATGATCCCTGGCTAACTCAAACTACTGGGCACCCTTGAAACTAGCTGACTAACTAACTGAAACTATAACAAATTCTAGGGATtgatgaacatcaagtaaaataaACCCATAGCAATGACACAACCATAAAATGCTCCCGCCATCATATTTGCTTGCTGCTTCAAATCGATCAGATGCTTTAGTTGCTTGCCGATTTTCTTCAATTCACACTTCAGTTCTGCACTGTGCATCATCAGATCGGTTATGTCCGTCAAATTGGGGGCTTGTTCCACGGGGAAATTGAGCTCTTGGGTTGGGGTTGATCCCTCCAATTTCAACCTTTCAACATATTCATCGAGCCACTCAAAATGCCCACATTTCTTCAGAACCTGAAAACAGGGGCCCGGCGGCGCATGAATCCTAGATCCACCACCCAGATCCACCGCCCTAATTCGAGGGAAAAAACAAATCGGGAGAAATTAGACCATAGAATTGGTCAAGAAcacagatctaacctgccccggcTGTGGCTTGCTCAAACATTTCACAAACTCGCGCCCACGGTTGCCATTTTCTTCCCTCACACAAGTCAAACGCTTGAGAGGCTCCATGCGCGGGCAATCGGGGCATCTTGTCAACGGTAGTGGACCGTACTGCGTCCATGATTGGCGGGTGGCTGAAGTCGAGCTAGACATCACTCGCCGGCGGCGCGCTTCGTtgccggagcagaggaagaagaaggtgggaaAGGAAAGGGGCAGGGCAAGCAATGGAGGGGGGCGGGCTGGCTCGGGTCGGGGCACGCTGATGAGCACGGGCATGCTTGTGTGGATAAGTTGTGGGTCCCACCCGCATGCGagtaactggtgggtcccgcgtgtcataacTCAAATCGCTAACCCCTTGTGTTTTTCATTTCACGGTTAAACAGAGTCATGTCGCATTGGAGCTATTTACACGCTCAAGTGTGTCGCATCACAACCATTCACTCGAACAACGTCGCACTCAAGCCAATTCACATCAAAaacgtcgcacaggagctattggccccATATGATAGACAAGAGAGCATGCAATGTTTAGACTGTAAGATATATTGAACGTTCGCTTGCTAGAAAATTTGTAGATCAAATTTCCTTGGCCTAGGAGAAGAGGTATTCATCTGTGTTGCCAAATGCACGCCAagacaaaataaataaattagaGGAGTTGGTTGAGGTTGAAAGTTGAAACCCCAGCTCCCCAAGATGCTCTTCCAGTTCTTCCAAAAGGCATTAACCATTTCACTAGAGTACATACATGCGCTATAGGATTAAAGTATATGGGAAAGCAAGAATAATTATAGGACGGTTCAATTCAGGCCATCCCTCCATGGGAGAGTAACAGGACAACAAGCTCAATTTGGAGTCTGCTGGATCTATACGTTGATGCACTGTATTTTAGTTTCTCAAAGTTCAGCACGGCACGTGGGGCCAGACCACTTGACACCCTTGTCAATCAAAGCAACGGAGGATTCAAACTTCTCATCAGTCTCGGCCTACTCGAGCCCAGCCGCACCATCCAAAAGGCGGCTCGTAAAACCCAAACACGGGCGGGAAACTTTACCCTGATCCGTCGTAATTTTTGGGGAGATTTTCCCAACCGAAAGTTAGGCCACTTTCCCGCAAGTTGGCGTGGGGGGGAGCTGCTCACCGCAGTGCGCCGCTGGGCGCGCGTGGCGCGTGCGGCGGCGGTCGCTAGCGGTTCCTGCTTTTCTGTGCCGCCTTTTGTCATCCACGCTCGTGGCGGGCACACGACAAGTGCCTGCGTGTCACGGCCGCGCCCACGCGTCCGACTCCCGGCGCCGATGGCGACCGGCGGCCTCGATCCCCACCCCCTTGGACGCACATGGATGCCTGGATATTTGCATGTGGTTGCCTCGGCCGCCTTTTGTTGTGTGTGCTTAATCTGCGTTGATCGATGGTGATTCATGAAGTACTTTTTGTTAATTATTGCAGGCTGATGGGAGTCCATGGACCTGTTCTGCTGAAGTTCCTGTGATCGCTCCAAGTTAGCAGATGGGATCATCAACTTTTGTGCAGCGGTATAAActgtaaaaaaagtgcagcaagctCATCCCACTGTAAAAAAAAAGCGATCCGAGTGTAGCTCGATGCCACCTCTATGCCTTCACCTCAGCGGAGCAAACTTGTTTAAACCCATGAGCTTGTaaaagcagcagcaaggaagtcgTTGATGTAGAACAGGAGACGACAACGGCCGCGATTTGTAAATCATCCCGGAGAAGAAAACGCCGAAAAATGCATGTAGAAATTCCGGAGTCCACTAAAGCCGGTCGAATTTAGACGGATCCACTGGAAACCGAAACCGCCCAGATCCCAGAGGACCCGTCGGAAACATAGCTCCACACGCCCTCAACTCGGGGAAAGGGCCGGAAGGACATTATTACTACACAAGGATAGCATGCCCCAAACCAGACATGAAGACTCCTTAAAGAAAACGCGAGACAAACGCTCATGCTACTGCACGCCAGACGGTTCTGATATCGAGCTCACCTCTGTCCAGGACCATGCACCGACACCCTCTTCTCTGGTGACTGAGCCAGGCTGCACGACTATAGAAGATCGCTGCGTTGGATCACCAGCGCCGCTGTCAACCATCGCCTGCCGAAGACCGCACCTCACCATTCATCTCCGCCGACCCACAACAGCCCACCAACACCTCCatagtagcccccccccccccccccccaaatcagcAACGCCCCCGTCGGCGTCAACGCCGCACATACTTTGCCTAGCGAAGCACCCTGGCGACAACAAGAGAGGAAGAAgatggtgtgtgtgtgcgcgcgcgcgtgggagagggggatgggggggggggggggtagtcacTTGCCTCAACCCTCTCTCGCAAGGCGTTGCGGCACTGGTTGTGCTAGTTCCTATTACTGCATTTTACAAATCCTTAAAATCAAAGATGCCCTAAAAGTTGGACGTGCAATAACGATCGCTCTCTGCTCCCTTTGAGTTTCTACAAACCATACAACTTGGCATGAGATGGATCCGTGGTTCCATGGTAGATTGGTCTCAGCAAATAATAAAAGTGAAGTACGGACGCATAAAAACATAATCAGACATACTCACCACACATTCACATAGTACCTCGCGTGCCCAAATCCCAAGATTGCCCCGACTTCCCATGTCCAAACAGGACATTTCACCCGGCCTCTAAcccctataaataccccctcccagCTCTGTCCACTTCGCCTACACCAAAACTTCCCTTGTCATCGCAGATCACGAGCTAGCTATCTGAGCGCAGGAAATAGCTAAACACACCAGCTCGCTCGTAAGCACACTCCCACGCCGACCGGCAAGATGGTGAAGCCTGTGCAGGACGAGGAGAACCAGAGGCTGCTCCTCGACGACCACAAGGAGAAGCACTTCACCTCCGGCGAGGTGGTCCGGGACATCATCATCGGCGTCTCTGACGGCCTCACCGTGCCCTTCGCCCTAGCCGCCGGCCTGTCGGGCGCCAACGCGTCCTCCTCGCTCGTGCTCACCGCCGGGCTCGCCGAGGTCGCCGCCGGCGCCATCTCCATGGGGCTCGGAGGGTAAGGAAACAGATCGAAATCTCCTTGATTTTCTGGGTATATGTTTCCTCTGATTAATGTCGTTTGTTACTCCTCCGGCTATTGCTTTCCTGAACATGTCGCATGCATGCTGCTGGCTTGCTGGATTTGTATGCAAAGGCTTAATTATTTCTGAAACGGAGATTAGTGAGAGTAGCTTGCTGTTCTTGATGCCAAGAATGGAAAGTAGGGGAATGATTAATAACGTCTACTAACCAAAAAATGGAAATTTTTGCCGCACAGACGAATGTTTACTGATGAGTACCCCGCTAAGTTTTATACTCCTACAGTGTTAGTACCTTCCTGCATTGTTCACTAAGTTGGGTCATTTATTGTCCAGAGTCTGGACAACCACTTACCTAGGATTTCTGTAGTTTTCCTTTGTGTCAGCAACAGCTAGGAGTACAAAACAATACTTCCTCCGTGACAAATGCAAGACGTATTTTATGCCCTATGCAAAACCAAAAAAGAAACTGTTCCACGCCCGGTACTTGTGCCCGATCTTTGCACGACATGTAAATCCAGCGGCTAGTGCCCTTGTCAGCCATACGCATGTCCGCCTGGATTTAATCTTCATGTGTGAATTGTGCATTTATTTTGAAAAAAAGACTGTAAGTGAGGCTCCGTAGTAGTTGGTGTAACAAACCCAAGTTATAGGTACCATGCTTTGAATCTGAGTAGGTGAGAAGGCAGAAACCCCTTTCCATCACTATGTTGTGCGTTAGTCTGCGAATCATGCAAATTTTGTCCTGTGCATAGCATGACTCAACCAAAAATGTACAATTATATGTGAGACTCCTAGTGATCCCAAAATGCAATACTGTTCACCTACACTAAGCACACCTGCACACACACACGTGCAAGGGAATTTGACCGGAGTACATTAGAAATAGGGATTATTTTCACACATGAATTACTCAAAAAAATGCCAATTTTTCGTTGATGTATATATGAAATATTCACCAAATGAATAATAAAGTTCTGGAGCAAAATATATGTTATTTTCACAGAGTTTATAGTTTCTCCCTGTTCCGCACTTACAaacactactactccctccgttcggaattacttgtctcgaaaatggatgtatctagaactaaaatacgtctagatacaaccatttctacgacaagtaattccgaacggagggagtactttttaaaAAATCGCAAGCACTAATTACTTTTTTTACACTAATTACTAAAACGGGCCGAAGTGATGTCTACATTTAACCCAGCCGAAAGCGGGCTAACTTCTGCTGGGCCGTACCAAACGGAATTAACGCAGTAAAAGCCTACGGCTAATGTGCGCTCGCACTCTTGTCAGGTACCTCGCCGCTAAGAGCGACGCCGACCACTACTACCGGGAGCTGCAGCGCGAGCAGGACGAGATCGACACCGTCCCGGACACAGGTCACTCTCTCACATTCTCTCTCACCTGACACTCTCTATCGATCTGATCGAATCTAAGTATCTAACGGCTGAGATGTATTTCTTTGAGCAGAGGCCGCGGAGATCGCGGACATACTCTCTGAGTACGGGCTGGGCCCCGAGGAGTACGGGCCGGTCGTCACCTCCCTCCGCAACAACCCAAAGGCCTGGCTCGAGTTCATGATGAAGT comes from Triticum aestivum cultivar Chinese Spring chromosome 5B, IWGSC CS RefSeq v2.1, whole genome shotgun sequence and encodes:
- the LOC123111907 gene encoding vacuolar iron transporter 2, encoding MVKPVQDEENQRLLLDDHKEKHFTSGEVVRDIIIGVSDGLTVPFALAAGLSGANASSSLVLTAGLAEVAAGAISMGLGGYLAAKSDADHYYRELQREQDEIDTVPDTEAAEIADILSEYGLGPEEYGPVVTSLRNNPKAWLEFMMKFELGLEKPDPRRALTSAATIALAYVVGGMVPLSPYMFLASVDSAMMTSVVVTLAALLFFGYVKGRFTGNRPFLSAIQTAIIGALASSAAYGMAKAVQAI